The DNA window GTCCATAAATTTTTCTGCGTCTTCGATGACTGGCCTTGCGGCAGGTTTCACCTGATAATGCAACAAGCCTTCCGTCTCAAGGGATCGGATTTTCTTTGCCGCTTCCCTGAACTGCTGATATATAAGGAGTCTCTGAGTGAGTTCATCTTTGGACAGATCTTGTTCTGTCATGTCTTCGCTCTGTCTGGCTGGAAGGAGTGCTCTCGCTTTCATTCGCATCAATAAAGACGCCATGTCGAGAAAATCAACGGCGATTTCTATATCGAGCTCTTTCATCACTCCGATATAAGCTAAATACTCATAAGTAATGTGAGATATGGGAATATCATAGATATCGAGTCTGTCTCTCCGGATAAGATAAAGCAACAACTCCAAGGGGCCTTCAAAAATTTCAAGCTTTACAGAAAATCCCATTAATAATCAACACCAAACATCGAGAAAGTTAAAAATCTTTACAGACTCATCGGAACATGCTCTTTGGATAACACTTGTCACATTCCGAACACCAAAAGTGCTTGCAAGGTTCGCACTTAACGAGCTGTTTTCCGCAATCCGGGCAAGCGTTGATTAACGACTTGTCCAATGGCGGTTCTCTGTCATATATCGGCTGAATGTATTCCGAGCAATTTTCGCACCAATACCGTTTGTACTTCTCAACGTACCTGGGTACACTGCCGCATTTGGGACATGTGAAAACCTGCTCTTTTTCTTCCTGTCCTTTTTCTTTCAGGCTTTCAAACAAATCTGTTGAAGGAGGCACTACATTTACCTGTTCCAAACCGAAATTCAGAGGCATGTATTTCTCGCAATTATCGCACCAGTATCTCTGATACTGTTCAATGAATCTCACTTTACCTGAACAGTCTGGGCAAGATAATCTCTCTTTTTGATGAGGAGTCTCTTTAAGCTGTTCTTTGACAGTCCCGATTGAAGTTTTTTGAGGTTCGTCTATGACGACCTCATCTTCGAGCTCGGCTATGCTCATTACAGGTTCCTCTGACGTTCCTCCTTTTTTTCCAAAACCGACAGGCATGTATTCTCCGCACGAGTCGCACCAATATCTGTCATACTGTTCAATGTATCTCGTTTTTTTACTGCACTTTTGGCAAACAAGGACTACTCCTTCTGTTTCTCCGGCCCCGACGACCGATATTTTTTCTTCCTGGTCGAGAGTTTCCACTTTTTCTTTTTCGTCGGCTAGATCTAGATCCGCTTCTTTTGTTTTGTCGAGTGACCCGGTATGTTCCTCTTCGGGAATATCTTCAATCGGTAATTCTTCTACAGAAAACGGCGATACGGGTTCTTCTTCCATTATAACCGATGTTTTATCATCAAAAACCTGTTCTTTCCTTACAGGTGATATCTCGTCCACTGAAACAGGAGTCGTTACTTCTTCCTGCTCCTCTTCAGTTACGGCTATTCCGACCCCTTTGAAACCTGGAGGCATGTATTCTCCGCAGGAATCACACCAGAATCTGTCGTATTGAACTATATATCTGACTTCTTGACGGCACTTCGGACAAAACACACGAAGTTCGTCTTCCGGTCCCGTTTCAATTTCGGTGAGGACAGCTTCT is part of the candidate division WOR-3 bacterium genome and encodes:
- a CDS encoding segregation/condensation protein A, which translates into the protein MLYLIRRDRLDIYDIPISHITYEYLAYIGVMKELDIEIAVDFLDMASLLMRMKARALLPARQSEDMTEQDLSKDELTQRLLIYQQFREAAKKIRSLETEGLLHYQVKPAARPVIEDAEKFMDIIFLINAARELTQRYKKIRSLRFVLDLIPLEERIDRITDIMLENASRQVNFSEVLDERHDKPWIIVSFMAVLELVRNSFLSVSQDRINGKIWLRLKSSLRK